A window of Paenibacillus polygoni contains these coding sequences:
- the argS gene encoding arginine--tRNA ligase, producing MTRNPLDLINEQVTKGIEEAIISAGLVTSEEMPNIVLEVPKDKNHGDLATNAAMQLTRIAKKNPRMIAEQIIEHLNLSDAGIESAEIAGPGFINFRLTKSYLYPIVELVQEQGDDYGRVNLGEGRKVQVEFVSANPTGSLHLGHARGAAVGDALCNMLDFAGYEVTREYYINDAGNQVFNLSKSIEARYLQELGQEVEMPEDGYHGADIRGFAKELIAEKGSSLLEMSPSDRAAFFRDYGLEKELDKIKRDLGRFRVSFDNWFSETSLYDNGAVLNALDELRERNEIFEEEGATWLETTKYGDDKNRVLIKNDGTYTYLTPDIAYHRDKYARGYDTMINIWGADHHGYIPRMKAAMEALGNDPDKLIVLIAQMVSLFQDGEKVKMSKRTGKAVTMEDLMDEVGVDAIRYFFTMRSMDSHLDFDMDLAISTSNENPVFYVQYAHARVCSVYRQAEEQGITVYPVRDVDLSKLTSEHEYNLLRKLGEFPEEIATAAKGHAPHRIVRYVYELASMFHSYYKAERVITDDAEQTQARLALLGAVRIVIKNALKLVGVSAPEKM from the coding sequence ATGACACGCAATCCACTCGATCTAATTAATGAGCAGGTAACTAAAGGAATTGAAGAAGCCATAATTTCTGCAGGGCTGGTTACCTCAGAAGAAATGCCGAATATTGTACTCGAAGTACCAAAAGATAAGAACCATGGAGATCTCGCAACAAATGCAGCGATGCAGCTCACTCGTATTGCTAAGAAAAACCCTCGTATGATCGCTGAACAAATCATTGAACATCTGAATCTTTCTGATGCAGGGATTGAATCAGCAGAAATCGCGGGACCCGGATTCATTAACTTTCGTTTAACGAAAAGTTACTTGTATCCTATCGTTGAACTTGTTCAAGAACAAGGCGACGACTATGGCCGGGTAAATCTGGGCGAAGGACGTAAAGTGCAAGTTGAGTTTGTTAGTGCGAATCCAACAGGAAGCCTTCACTTAGGCCATGCTCGCGGTGCAGCGGTAGGGGATGCGCTTTGTAATATGCTAGACTTTGCAGGTTATGAAGTGACTCGTGAATACTATATTAATGATGCCGGTAACCAAGTATTTAACCTAAGCAAGTCTATTGAAGCCCGGTATCTTCAAGAGCTCGGTCAAGAAGTTGAGATGCCAGAAGACGGATACCATGGCGCTGATATTCGCGGTTTTGCTAAAGAGTTAATTGCGGAGAAAGGTTCTTCTCTCCTTGAAATGAGCCCAAGCGATCGTGCAGCATTTTTCAGAGACTATGGTCTAGAAAAAGAACTGGATAAAATCAAACGTGATCTAGGCCGATTCCGGGTATCCTTCGATAATTGGTTCAGTGAGACTTCACTTTATGATAACGGTGCAGTACTTAATGCGCTCGATGAACTGCGCGAAAGAAATGAAATTTTTGAAGAAGAAGGAGCAACTTGGCTCGAAACTACGAAATATGGCGATGATAAAAACCGGGTGCTTATTAAGAATGATGGTACCTATACTTATCTGACTCCAGACATTGCTTACCACCGTGATAAATATGCTCGCGGATATGATACCATGATTAATATTTGGGGTGCCGATCACCATGGTTATATCCCAAGAATGAAAGCGGCAATGGAAGCACTCGGTAATGATCCGGATAAATTGATCGTATTGATTGCTCAAATGGTCAGCTTGTTCCAAGATGGCGAGAAAGTGAAAATGTCTAAGCGTACAGGTAAAGCAGTAACGATGGAAGATCTGATGGATGAAGTAGGAGTAGATGCAATTCGCTACTTCTTTACAATGCGCAGCATGGATTCTCATCTTGATTTTGATATGGATTTGGCCATTTCCACTTCCAATGAGAACCCGGTATTTTATGTTCAATATGCACATGCTCGTGTATGCAGCGTATATCGTCAGGCAGAAGAGCAAGGAATAACGGTTTATCCCGTGCGTGATGTTGATCTATCCAAGCTGACCTCCGAACATGAATACAACTTGCTTCGCAAGCTTGGTGAGTTCCCTGAAGAAATTGCAACTGCAGCAAAAGGACATGCGCCGCACCGTATCGTTCGTTATGTATATGAACTGGCCTCTATGTTCCACAGTTATTACAAAGCTGAACGAGTAATTACAGATGATGCTGAACAAACACAAGCTCGTCTTGCTCTGCTCGGTGCAGTACGGATCGTAATTAAGAATGCATTGAAGCTAGTAGGCGTAAGCGCTCCGGAAAAAATGTAA
- a CDS encoding S8 family peptidase, translating into MDYSTFLKMIHNEIEHTSRPAGRHQIIRFMKPHQYWDCLDQLRKMKSSLSKLQYIRASHLIKALIVPLPSSARLIHSHNEVIIEQDTKIKVHSASARIPKPESSLGVPWGVKQIRAPKAWSTSTGHKIKIAVIDTGADYQHPDLRHSLARGINLLNRNMLPLDDNGHGTHIAGTIAAANSMEGIIGVAPRSVIYPVKAFDNQGSAYVSDIILGIDWCVRNRVDIINMSFGMRTKSKALLDVVNRATKQGIVIVASSGNDGKRRSIDYPARYAQTISVGASDENRQIADFSNRGPHVDIYAPGKNINSCWVQGRYHEMSGTSMATSHVSGAIALLMAEKPGLSPDEIKNLIRKTATPLRSRKATRGAEQGGELHALRLLREGMKL; encoded by the coding sequence ATGGACTATTCCACATTTTTAAAAATGATCCATAATGAAATTGAGCACACCTCCCGCCCAGCCGGAAGACATCAAATTATCCGCTTTATGAAACCACACCAATACTGGGACTGCCTAGATCAGTTACGCAAAATGAAATCTTCCCTCAGCAAGCTCCAGTATATACGTGCCTCGCATTTAATAAAAGCGCTCATTGTCCCTCTCCCCTCCTCCGCAAGACTCATTCACTCTCACAACGAAGTTATTATTGAACAGGACACTAAAATCAAGGTCCACTCCGCTTCTGCTCGAATTCCAAAACCAGAAAGCAGTCTCGGTGTCCCTTGGGGAGTAAAACAAATCCGAGCTCCTAAGGCATGGTCTACGTCAACGGGACACAAAATTAAAATTGCCGTTATTGATACTGGAGCTGATTATCAGCATCCTGATCTTAGACATTCATTAGCTAGAGGAATTAACTTGCTGAATCGGAATATGCTCCCGCTTGATGATAACGGTCATGGCACTCATATTGCAGGAACGATCGCAGCAGCGAACAGCATGGAAGGAATTATAGGTGTGGCGCCGAGATCCGTTATTTATCCGGTTAAGGCTTTTGACAATCAAGGCTCTGCCTATGTATCAGATATCATTCTAGGGATTGATTGGTGCGTCCGGAACCGAGTAGATATCATTAATATGAGCTTTGGTATGAGAACGAAGAGCAAAGCGCTCCTAGATGTCGTTAACAGAGCTACCAAACAAGGTATTGTTATCGTTGCATCTTCAGGAAATGATGGCAAACGAAGAAGCATTGATTATCCAGCAAGATATGCTCAAACCATTTCAGTAGGGGCATCAGATGAGAATCGGCAAATCGCTGATTTTAGCAACCGAGGTCCGCATGTAGATATCTATGCACCAGGGAAAAATATAAACTCCTGCTGGGTACAGGGAAGATATCATGAAATGAGCGGAACATCGATGGCTACTTCGCATGTGAGCGGGGCAATCGCCTTACTTATGGCAGAGAAACCCGGGTTATCTCCTGATGAAATTAAGAACCTAATTAGGAAAACGGCAACCCCTTTGCGTTCCCGTAAGGCCACAAGAGGGGCTGAACAAGGCGGAGAATTACATGCACTGCGCCTTCTTCGGGAAGGTATGAAATTATAA
- the rpoE gene encoding DNA-directed RNA polymerase subunit delta, with the protein MSTSLKLKLDPEQIREMPLVDLAFMVLKAVNTPMYYRDLMQEVAKQRGLNDAESNDVIAQLYTEINIDGRFAYVGTNLWGLKRWYPIDKSEDGVTGTKRPRIINDDDDDDEEYVEEEDTLDTFASEKEDFDSPDEDEDEDEDLFDDDSDEEEEIIGDEELDEEDDLEEDDDDSSEDEDDLN; encoded by the coding sequence GTGAGTACCTCACTCAAATTAAAATTAGATCCAGAGCAAATTCGTGAGATGCCGTTAGTTGACTTGGCATTTATGGTACTGAAAGCAGTCAATACACCGATGTACTACCGTGATCTTATGCAAGAGGTAGCTAAACAACGTGGTTTGAATGATGCAGAATCTAATGATGTCATCGCTCAGCTATATACCGAAATCAATATTGATGGTCGTTTTGCCTATGTAGGCACTAATCTTTGGGGTTTGAAGCGTTGGTACCCAATAGATAAGTCCGAGGACGGTGTGACAGGTACGAAACGTCCAAGAATCATCAATGACGACGATGATGATGATGAGGAATATGTTGAAGAAGAAGATACACTAGACACATTTGCAAGTGAAAAAGAAGATTTCGACAGTCCAGATGAAGACGAAGACGAAGATGAAGATCTCTTTGATGACGACTCTGATGAGGAAGAAGAAATTATCGGTGATGAAGAGCTTGATGAAGAGGACGACCTGGAAGAAGACGATGATGACTCTTCAGAAGATGAAGACGATTTAAATTAG
- a CDS encoding CTP synthase, which translates to MTTKYIFVTGGVVSSLGKGITAASLGRLLKNRGLKVTIQKFDPYINVDPGTMSPYQHGEVFVTDDGAETDLDLGHYERFIDINLSKNSNVTTGKVYSSVISKERRGEYLGGTVQVIPHITNEIKERVLRAGREAGSDVVITEIGGTVGDIESLPYLEAIRQLKGDVGRDNVMYIHVTLIPYIKAAGEIKTKPTQHSVKELRSIGIQPNVIVCRTEQELSADVKAKLALFCDIDPHAVVECRDASTLYDVPLILREEGLDEIVVNHLKLTTPLPDMSEWENLVSQIKKLERTVEIAIVGKYVALHDAYLSVVESLSHAGFAANSDVKLRWVNAEEITDENVDELLHGIGGILVPGGFGDRGIEGKVSAIRYARENKIPFFGICLGMQVSVIEYSRSVVGLTDANSSEINPSTEFPVIDLLPEQKDIEDMGGTMRLGLYPCKLQEGSLAAACYQDELVYERHRHRYEFNNQYREMIENAGLVISGTSPDGRLVEIVELPEHPWFLSVQFHPEFISRPNRPHPLFREFVKASLTHSENL; encoded by the coding sequence GTGACAACAAAGTATATTTTCGTGACGGGCGGGGTTGTTTCTTCCCTGGGTAAAGGGATTACGGCTGCATCTCTTGGGAGATTGCTCAAGAACAGAGGTCTTAAAGTAACCATTCAAAAATTTGATCCATACATCAACGTGGACCCAGGAACAATGAGTCCTTATCAGCATGGTGAAGTGTTTGTTACAGATGATGGTGCGGAGACAGACCTTGACCTTGGACACTATGAGCGTTTTATTGATATTAATCTGTCCAAGAACAGCAATGTGACGACAGGTAAGGTATACTCGTCTGTTATTAGTAAAGAACGCCGCGGAGAATATCTGGGTGGTACGGTACAAGTTATTCCTCATATTACGAACGAAATTAAGGAACGTGTTTTACGTGCAGGTCGTGAAGCGGGATCGGATGTTGTTATTACTGAAATTGGCGGAACTGTAGGCGATATCGAGAGTCTGCCGTATCTCGAAGCCATTCGTCAACTTAAAGGTGATGTAGGCCGCGACAATGTAATGTATATTCATGTTACGTTAATTCCTTATATTAAAGCAGCTGGCGAAATCAAAACAAAACCGACACAGCACAGTGTAAAAGAACTGCGCAGCATCGGTATTCAGCCTAATGTTATCGTCTGCCGTACGGAGCAAGAACTATCTGCAGATGTAAAGGCTAAGCTGGCTCTTTTCTGTGATATTGATCCTCACGCTGTGGTGGAATGCCGCGATGCAAGCACTCTATATGATGTTCCTTTGATTTTACGTGAAGAGGGTCTTGATGAGATCGTAGTAAACCATTTGAAGCTGACGACTCCGTTGCCAGACATGAGCGAGTGGGAAAATCTCGTTAGCCAAATTAAAAAGTTGGAAAGAACTGTAGAGATTGCGATTGTTGGTAAGTATGTTGCCCTTCATGATGCCTATCTCAGTGTTGTTGAGTCTCTTTCCCACGCAGGATTTGCTGCAAATTCAGATGTGAAACTTCGCTGGGTTAATGCAGAAGAAATTACAGATGAGAACGTAGATGAGCTTCTACACGGCATCGGCGGTATCTTGGTACCAGGCGGTTTTGGTGATCGCGGTATCGAGGGTAAAGTATCTGCCATCCGTTATGCTCGCGAGAATAAAATTCCATTCTTCGGTATTTGCCTTGGAATGCAAGTGTCTGTAATTGAATATTCACGTTCCGTAGTGGGACTTACCGATGCAAACAGCTCTGAAATTAACCCTTCTACAGAGTTCCCTGTAATCGATCTTCTTCCTGAACAGAAGGATATTGAAGATATGGGTGGTACGATGCGACTTGGACTATACCCTTGTAAGTTGCAAGAAGGTTCTCTTGCAGCAGCATGTTACCAAGATGAACTGGTATACGAAAGACATCGTCACCGGTACGAGTTCAACAATCAATATCGTGAAATGATTGAGAATGCGGGTCTTGTTATTTCTGGTACTTCGCCAGATGGCCGTCTCGTAGAAATTGTGGAACTGCCAGAACATCCTTGGTTCTTGTCTGTTCAATTCCATCCGGAATTCATTTCACGTCCAAACCGTCCGCACCCTCTTTTCCGTGAATTTGTAAAAGCATCTCTTACTCATTCAGAGAACTTGTAA
- a CDS encoding response regulator, with amino-acid sequence MNNKKVLIVDDQNGIRILLMEVFNSEGYTTYQAANGKVALEIVEKHTPDLVLLDMKIPGMDGLEILKHIKEMNPSIKVIMMTAYGELDMIKEATELGALMHFTKPFDIDEMRVAVNMQLSGVNT; translated from the coding sequence ATGAATAATAAAAAGGTGCTCATTGTCGATGATCAAAATGGAATTCGAATTTTGCTCATGGAGGTATTTAACAGTGAAGGGTATACAACTTATCAAGCAGCCAATGGTAAGGTCGCTCTTGAGATCGTTGAGAAGCACACACCTGATCTTGTCCTGTTAGATATGAAAATCCCTGGAATGGATGGTTTGGAGATCCTTAAACATATTAAGGAAATGAACCCTTCCATAAAAGTGATTATGATGACGGCATATGGAGAACTAGATATGATTAAAGAAGCAACAGAGCTTGGTGCACTAATGCATTTTACGAAGCCTTTTGATATTGATGAGATGCGGGTTGCGGTAAATATGCAGCTCAGCGGGGTAAACACATAG
- the fba gene encoding class II fructose-1,6-bisphosphate aldolase: MPLVSMTDMLNKALEGKYAVGQFNINNLEWTQAILGAAEQEKSPVILGVSEGAARHMGGFYTVVKMVEGLMHDMKISVPVAIHLDHGSSFDKCKEAIDAGFTSVMIDGSHHPIDENVQITKQVVDYAHSKGVSVEAEVGIVGGQEDDVVGEVMYAKLDDCLRIVNETGIDTLAPALGSVHGPYKGEPNLGFKEMEEICNAVHTPLVLHGGTGIPEHDIKKAISLGTSKINVNTENQIAFAKVVREVLAAKPDAYDPRTFIQPGREAIKETVIGKIREFGSNNKA, translated from the coding sequence ATGCCATTAGTATCTATGACAGACATGTTGAACAAAGCACTTGAAGGTAAATATGCAGTTGGTCAATTTAACATCAATAACCTTGAGTGGACTCAAGCAATCTTGGGTGCAGCTGAACAAGAAAAATCTCCAGTAATTCTTGGTGTTTCTGAAGGTGCAGCTCGTCACATGGGCGGTTTCTATACCGTTGTAAAAATGGTGGAAGGTCTTATGCACGATATGAAAATCTCCGTGCCTGTAGCTATTCACCTGGACCATGGTTCCAGCTTTGATAAATGTAAAGAAGCGATTGACGCTGGTTTCACTTCCGTTATGATCGACGGATCTCACCATCCAATCGACGAGAACGTTCAAATCACAAAACAAGTGGTTGACTACGCTCATTCCAAAGGCGTTTCTGTTGAAGCAGAAGTTGGTATCGTTGGTGGACAAGAGGATGATGTTGTTGGTGAAGTAATGTACGCGAAACTTGACGATTGCCTTCGCATCGTTAACGAAACAGGTATCGATACACTTGCTCCAGCTCTTGGTTCTGTACACGGTCCTTACAAAGGTGAACCAAACCTTGGATTTAAAGAGATGGAAGAGATCTGCAACGCAGTTCACACTCCACTTGTTCTTCATGGTGGTACAGGTATTCCTGAGCACGACATCAAAAAAGCGATCTCTTTGGGTACATCCAAAATCAATGTAAACACAGAGAACCAAATCGCATTCGCTAAAGTTGTTCGCGAAGTTCTTGCTGCAAAACCAGATGCTTACGATCCACGTACGTTCATCCAACCAGGACGTGAAGCAATCAAAGAAACAGTTATTGGAAAAATCCGTGAGTTTGGTTCCAACAACAAAGCATAA
- a CDS encoding UDP-N-acetylglucosamine 1-carboxyvinyltransferase, whose amino-acid sequence MEKLMISGGRPLQGTVTISGAKNSAIALIPAAILAESEVILDNLPLLSDVAVYSEILEELGANVSWEGNQMRIDPTHIISLPMPNGPVKKLRASYYMMGAMLGRFKEAVIGLPGGCNFEPRPIDQHIKGFEALGATVTNEHGAIHLHAKELKGAKIYLDVVSVGATINIMLAATRAKGSTIIENAAKEPEIIDVATLLNSMGASIKGAGTETIRIEGKSELRGCRHSIIPDRIQAGTYMIAAAATRGNVLIDNVIPKHLEALTAKLIEMGVGIEELDESIRVIGKEKYESIDVKALVYPGFATDLQSPMTSLLTQAEGVSVLSDFVYSNRFKHVPELARMGAKIRVEGRSAIIEGHPLNAAKVKATDLRAGAALVIAGLTVSEGITEVTGVEFIDRGYDHLVTNLRELGADVWRQND is encoded by the coding sequence ATGGAAAAATTAATGATTAGTGGTGGACGTCCACTCCAAGGTACCGTTACAATCAGCGGTGCTAAAAACAGTGCGATTGCACTGATTCCGGCAGCGATTTTAGCCGAATCAGAAGTTATACTTGATAATTTACCTTTACTCAGTGATGTTGCCGTTTATTCCGAAATTCTTGAAGAACTTGGTGCAAATGTGTCATGGGAAGGCAACCAGATGAGAATTGATCCTACACACATTATCTCGCTGCCGATGCCTAATGGTCCCGTTAAAAAACTTCGTGCTTCCTACTATATGATGGGAGCGATGCTTGGTCGTTTTAAGGAAGCGGTTATTGGACTTCCTGGAGGATGTAACTTTGAGCCACGGCCAATTGACCAACATATCAAGGGGTTTGAAGCTCTGGGCGCTACAGTTACTAATGAGCATGGAGCTATTCATCTTCATGCCAAGGAATTAAAAGGCGCTAAGATCTATTTGGACGTTGTTAGTGTAGGGGCAACTATTAATATTATGCTTGCGGCCACTCGTGCCAAAGGCTCTACAATTATCGAAAATGCGGCCAAAGAGCCTGAGATTATAGATGTAGCAACACTTTTGAACTCTATGGGTGCTTCGATTAAGGGAGCAGGTACAGAGACGATCCGAATTGAAGGCAAGTCGGAACTTCGGGGCTGCCGTCATTCTATTATCCCTGACCGTATTCAAGCTGGAACTTATATGATCGCGGCAGCAGCGACACGTGGAAATGTTCTTATTGACAATGTCATTCCTAAACATCTGGAAGCTTTAACAGCCAAGCTGATTGAGATGGGTGTTGGGATTGAGGAACTAGATGAGAGCATTCGAGTTATTGGAAAAGAAAAATATGAGAGCATTGATGTTAAGGCGCTTGTTTATCCAGGCTTCGCAACGGACTTGCAATCACCAATGACGAGTCTGCTGACGCAGGCAGAGGGAGTCAGCGTGCTGAGCGACTTTGTATATAGCAACCGCTTCAAACATGTTCCTGAACTCGCCCGAATGGGTGCGAAGATTCGAGTTGAGGGGCGCTCTGCCATAATAGAAGGACACCCGCTTAATGCAGCGAAAGTAAAAGCAACAGATTTACGTGCCGGTGCTGCGTTAGTTATTGCTGGACTGACTGTGAGTGAAGGAATAACAGAAGTGACCGGGGTAGAGTTTATTGATCGGGGTTATGATCATCTAGTTACCAACTTGAGAGAGCTTGGTGCTGACGTTTGGCGACAGAATGACTAA
- the rho gene encoding transcription termination factor Rho — protein MDLQISDLEVMKLTDLYKLAKKYQIPYYGQLKKKELVFAILRAQAEQSGLMFMEGVLEILPEGYGFLRPINYLPSKEDIYISASQIRKFDLRTGDLVSGKCRTPKENERYFGLLQVNAVNGQSPDLAAERLHFPALTPLYPQKKLTLETSPTNLSTRIMDVLAPVGLGQRGLIVAPPKAGKTLLLKEIANSISTNNPEIELFVLLIDERPEEVTDMQRSVKGEVVASTFDELPENHIKVAELVLERALRLVEAKKDVVILLDSITRLARAYNLVIPPSGRTLSGGIDPAAFHRPKRFFGSARNVEEGGSLTILATALIDTGSRMDDIIYEEFKGTGNMELHLDRKLAERRIFPAIDIRRSGTRREEVLLSKEELDAIWAVRKNMNESHDFVEGFLKKLRNTKTNTEFLASLDTAGQNTNTGSSAPRRSNRTTTASATT, from the coding sequence ATGGATCTACAAATTTCTGATCTGGAGGTAATGAAGCTAACTGATTTGTACAAGTTAGCAAAGAAGTACCAGATCCCTTATTATGGGCAGCTCAAGAAGAAGGAACTCGTTTTCGCTATTCTTCGTGCACAAGCAGAACAAAGCGGACTTATGTTTATGGAAGGTGTTCTAGAAATTCTGCCTGAAGGTTATGGTTTCCTTCGCCCGATCAACTATTTGCCAAGTAAAGAAGATATTTATATTTCTGCTTCACAAATTCGTAAGTTTGATTTAAGGACAGGAGATCTTGTATCAGGTAAATGTCGAACTCCTAAAGAAAATGAGCGATATTTTGGGCTATTGCAAGTCAACGCTGTTAATGGTCAAAGTCCTGATCTTGCCGCAGAAAGACTCCATTTTCCAGCCTTAACTCCTCTATATCCACAGAAAAAGCTAACGCTTGAAACATCCCCGACGAATTTATCTACCCGAATTATGGATGTGCTTGCTCCCGTAGGATTGGGACAGCGCGGTCTTATCGTTGCTCCACCCAAAGCGGGTAAAACGCTTCTTCTGAAAGAGATCGCAAACAGTATTTCAACCAACAATCCGGAAATCGAATTATTTGTATTACTGATTGATGAACGTCCTGAAGAAGTAACGGATATGCAGCGCTCTGTAAAAGGGGAAGTAGTAGCATCTACATTTGATGAACTGCCGGAAAATCATATTAAAGTAGCTGAACTTGTACTTGAGCGTGCTTTACGTTTAGTAGAAGCTAAAAAGGATGTCGTCATTCTTTTAGATAGTATCACCCGCCTTGCGCGTGCATACAACCTGGTCATTCCTCCTTCTGGACGAACACTCAGCGGCGGTATTGACCCCGCAGCATTCCATCGTCCTAAACGGTTCTTCGGTTCGGCTCGTAACGTAGAAGAGGGTGGAAGTTTAACGATTTTGGCTACCGCTCTGATTGATACAGGCTCCCGGATGGATGATATTATTTATGAAGAGTTTAAGGGTACGGGCAATATGGAGCTTCACTTGGACCGCAAACTTGCGGAACGCCGTATTTTCCCAGCCATTGATATTCGTCGTTCTGGTACACGCCGTGAAGAAGTTCTCCTTAGCAAAGAAGAACTCGATGCAATCTGGGCTGTACGTAAAAATATGAACGAGAGCCATGACTTTGTGGAAGGTTTCCTCAAAAAGCTGCGTAATACCAAGACCAATACAGAATTCCTGGCTTCACTGGATACAGCAGGTCAGAATACGAATACAGGAAGCAGTGCACCACGCCGATCAAACCGTACAACAACAGCTTCTGCGACAACGTAA
- the rpmE gene encoding 50S ribosomal protein L31, producing MNEAIQPKYHVTTATCACGNTFETGSVKESLRVEVCSACHPFFTGKQKFLDAGGRVDRFKKKYGM from the coding sequence ATGAATGAAGCGATTCAACCAAAATATCACGTAACTACTGCAACTTGCGCTTGTGGTAACACATTTGAAACGGGTTCTGTTAAAGAATCTTTGCGTGTAGAGGTATGCTCCGCATGTCACCCGTTCTTCACTGGTAAACAGAAATTCCTGGATGCTGGTGGTCGTGTTGATAGATTTAAGAAAAAATACGGTATGTAA